A window from Candidatus Sulfotelmatobacter sp. encodes these proteins:
- a CDS encoding rhodanese-like domain-containing protein has product MLALALLAAPAALAAKRKPAAPTLAPAAPDTARVDRLSVPQAVAAQSRGDIVLVDVRPAPQREIGHIRDDLSAPLDGPAVELPPGKKLVFYCSCLAEELALDAARSWMRRGRPDVAVLVGGFDAWREAGAPVAMEASWDDVFRVNQAPVGWGKTPVDSFRCRYDRDDDVAFSGRSSGRVGCLTDTSTTGLAGLAGLIQRVDASPALGRSVRLTAAVRSQRVTGIAYLWIGAEDSKGKLILMRRAEQTPIRGSQEWHFVQIAADVPADAARLLVGLSMAGSGVAWLDEVKLKVEEAGDLPARPLLLRNPGFEE; this is encoded by the coding sequence GTGCTTGCGCTGGCGCTGCTCGCCGCACCCGCAGCGCTGGCGGCGAAGAGGAAGCCGGCGGCGCCAACTCTGGCCCCGGCAGCGCCCGACACCGCGCGCGTCGACCGATTGAGCGTGCCTCAGGCCGTCGCCGCGCAGAGCCGCGGCGACATCGTGCTGGTGGACGTGCGCCCCGCGCCGCAACGCGAGATCGGGCACATACGCGATGACCTCTCGGCGCCGCTCGATGGCCCGGCGGTCGAGCTTCCGCCAGGGAAGAAGCTGGTGTTCTACTGTTCGTGTCTCGCCGAGGAGCTGGCGCTGGATGCGGCGCGTTCCTGGATGCGAAGGGGGCGGCCCGATGTCGCGGTGCTGGTGGGCGGCTTCGACGCCTGGCGGGAGGCGGGCGCACCGGTGGCGATGGAGGCGTCCTGGGACGACGTGTTTCGCGTGAACCAGGCGCCGGTCGGGTGGGGCAAGACGCCGGTCGACTCGTTCCGCTGTCGTTACGACCGCGACGATGACGTCGCCTTCAGCGGTCGCTCGAGCGGCCGCGTCGGGTGTCTCACCGACACCTCCACGACCGGCCTCGCCGGTCTCGCCGGCCTGATCCAGCGCGTGGACGCCTCCCCGGCGCTCGGCCGCAGCGTTCGCCTGACCGCCGCGGTCCGCAGCCAGCGCGTCACGGGCATCGCCTATCTCTGGATCGGCGCCGAGGATTCGAAGGGGAAGCTGATCCTCATGCGTCGTGCGGAGCAGACCCCGATTCGCGGCAGTCAGGAGTGGCACTTCGTCCAGATCGCGGCCGACGTTCCCGCCGACGCCGCGCGGCTGCTGGTCGGGCTCTCGATGGCCGGATCGGGGGTGGCCTGGCTCGACGAGGTGAAGCTCAAGGTCGAGGAGGCCGGGGATCTGCCGGCGCGACCGCTGCTGCTGAGGAACCCCGGCTTCGAGGAGTGA
- a CDS encoding pirin family protein, translated as MKRIIEAQPTVEGAGVRLRRAFGFGDTEETDPFLLLDDFRNDRPADYLAGFPWHPHRGIETITYVLAGTVAHGDSLGNSGALGAGDIQWMTAGRGILHQEMPRGDAQGRMHGFQLWANLPSSLKMTAPRYQDVPAVAIPEVTEDDGTRVRVVCGEFWGKQGPVDRVAADPSYLDVWVPPGKHRSFPMDTRRNAFAYVFEGSGSFRDASPPMGVLTDQPGPVERVVREQTGNRSLVLFGSGDEVTVQAGEQGIRFLLVSGRPIEEPVAWYGPIVMNTEAELRKAYEELQAGTFIRDGRRR; from the coding sequence GTGAAGCGAATCATCGAAGCCCAACCCACCGTCGAGGGCGCGGGAGTCCGCCTGCGCCGGGCCTTTGGCTTCGGCGACACCGAAGAGACCGACCCGTTCCTGCTGCTCGACGACTTCCGCAACGATCGGCCTGCCGACTACCTGGCCGGCTTTCCCTGGCACCCGCACCGCGGGATCGAAACCATCACTTACGTGCTGGCGGGAACGGTGGCGCACGGGGACAGCCTCGGGAACTCGGGCGCGCTGGGTGCCGGCGATATCCAGTGGATGACGGCCGGGCGCGGGATCCTCCATCAGGAGATGCCCAGGGGCGACGCGCAGGGACGCATGCACGGCTTCCAGCTCTGGGCGAACCTGCCCTCGTCGCTCAAGATGACCGCGCCCCGCTATCAGGACGTGCCGGCGGTCGCGATTCCGGAGGTCACGGAAGACGACGGCACGCGCGTGCGCGTGGTGTGCGGCGAGTTCTGGGGCAAGCAGGGACCGGTCGACCGCGTCGCCGCGGATCCCAGCTATCTCGACGTGTGGGTGCCGCCCGGCAAGCACCGGAGCTTCCCGATGGACACGCGGCGCAATGCCTTCGCCTACGTGTTCGAGGGCAGCGGCTCGTTCCGCGACGCGTCGCCGCCGATGGGGGTATTGACCGACCAGCCCGGTCCGGTCGAGCGCGTCGTGCGCGAGCAGACCGGCAACCGTTCGCTGGTGCTGTTCGGGTCGGGGGACGAAGTCACCGTGCAGGCCGGCGAGCAGGGCATCCGCTTCCTGCTGGTGTCGGGCAGACCGATCGAGGAGCCGGTCGCCTGGTACGGACCGATCGTGATGAACACCGAGGCCGAACTGCGCAAGGCCTACGAAGAGCTGCAGGCTGGCACCTTCATCCGCGACGGGCGGCGTCGCTGA